One stretch of Mycteria americana isolate JAX WOST 10 ecotype Jacksonville Zoo and Gardens chromosome 16, USCA_MyAme_1.0, whole genome shotgun sequence DNA includes these proteins:
- the RHBDF2 gene encoding inactive rhomboid protein 2, with protein sequence MSAGDKNGGSRSSSSRLQSKKPPNLSIVIPPREAEEDGARKEPSKVPVYRKSKSLQEPRTKGCDGSERRPGFRRQTSLSQSIRRGTAQWFGVSSDWEGKRQQWQRKSLQHCSMRYGKLKPAYRDMELPSQEVPSFQGTESPKPAKMPKIVDPLARGRPFRHPDETDRPHTPHHVLPPLTPGVVSLASFNSIRSGRLPRRKRESVAHMSFKAAAALLRGRSVLEPLAPKRRSNKRSFVYPSFMDEDMVDAADTLDSSFFSKMDVHDETYSMPDDVFESPPLSATYLRMHPVGEDARASPEVEQATPQEGVRLTSASASAGPAPRRGRRIASKVKHFAFDRKKRYYGLGVVGKWLNRTYRRSLSSIVESQLEITDSHRPYFTYWITFVHILITLLVIGTYGIAPIGFAQHVTTELVLRNKGVYESVKYIQQENFWIGPSSIDLIHLGAKFSPCIRKDRQVEQLIQRERDRERSSGCCVQNDNSGCIQTLPQDCSETLATFIKWPGSNAPAMGLGEKRTSGAVCHQDPRTCEEPASNPPHVWPDDITKWPICTYETKTNHTGFAHLDCQIKGRPCCIGTKGSCEITTREYCEFMHGYFHEEATLCSQVHCLDEVCGLLPFLNPEVPDQFYRLWLSLFLHAGIIHCLVSVTFQMTVLRDLEKLAGWHRISIIFILSGITGNLASAIFLPYRAEVGPAGSQFGLLACLFVELFQSWQVLEKPWKAFLNLFGIVLFLFICGLLPWIDNIAHLFGFLSGLLLSFAFLPYITFGTVDKYRKRAMIIISLLVFVGLFASLVVWLYVYPVNWRWVEYLTCLPFTSKFCEKYELEQVLH encoded by the exons ATGTCAGCCGGCGACAAGAACGGGGGCAGCCGCTCCAGCAGCAGCCGCCTGCAGAGCAAGAAGCCTCCCAACCTCTCCATCGTCATCCCCCCCCGGGAGGCGGAGGAGGACGGCGCCCGCAAGGAG ccctccaagGTCCCCGTCTACCGAAAGAGCAAGAGCCTGCAGGAGCCCCGCACGAAGGGATGCGACGGCTCGGAGCGCCGGCCCGGCTTCCGCCGGCAGACTTCCCTGTCCCAGAGCATCCGCAG GGGCACGGCGCAGTGGTTTGGCGTCAGCAGCGACTGGGAGGGGAAGCGGCAGCAGTGGCAACGCAAGAgcttgcagcactgcagcatgAGATACGGCAAGCTGAAGCCTGCCTACCGCGACATGGAGCTGCCCAGCCAGGAGGTGCCCTCCTTCCAAGGCACCGAGTCGCCCAAGCCCGCCAAGATGCCCAAG atCGTGGACCCGCTGGCCAGGGGCCGTCCCTTCCGCCATCCCGATGAGACTGACCGTCCCCACACGCCCCACCACGTCCTGCCCCCTCTCACCCCCGGCGTCGTCTCCTTGGCGTCCTTCAACAGCATCCGCTCCGGCCGCCTGCCGCGCAGGAAGAGGGAGTCTGTCGCCCACATGAGCTTCAAGGCAGCCGCAGCCCTTCTCCGT GGACGCTCTGTCCTGGAGCCGCTGGCTCCCAAGCGGAGGAGCAACAAGAGGAGCTTCGTGTACCCCAGCTTCATGGACGAGGACATGGTGGATGCTGCCGATACCCTGGACTCGTCCTTCTTCAGTAAG ATGGACGTGCACGATGAGACGTACTCCATGCCCGACGATGTCTTCGAGTCACCACCTCTATCTGCCACGTATTTACGCATGCACCCGGTGGGGGAGGATGCCAGGGCGTCCCCCGAGGTGGAGCAGGCCACCCC gcaggagggtgtccggctcacttcggcctccgcCAGtgccggcccggctccccggcgAGGTAGGCGCATCGCTTCCAAAGTGAAGCACTTCGCCTTTGACCGCAAGAAACGCTACTAcgggctgggggtggtggggaagtGGCTGAACAGGACGTACCGCCGCAGCCTGAGCAGCATCGTGGAGTCGCAGCTGGAGATCACCGACAGCCACCG GCCGTATTTCACGTACTGGATCACCTTTGTCCACATTCTCATCACCTTGCTGGTCATCGGCACCTACGGCATCGCCCCCATCGGCTTCGCCCAGCACGTGACGACAGAGTTA GTGCTGAGGAACAAGGGCGTCTATGAGAGCGTCAAGTACATCCAGCAGGAAAACTTCTGGATCGGGCCCAGCTCG ATCGACCTGATCCACCTGGGAGCCAAGTTCTCCCCCTGCATCCGGAAGGATCGGCAGGTGGAGCAGCTCATCCAGCGCGAACGGGACCGGGAGCGCAGCTCCGGCTGCTGCGTCCAGAATGACAACTCGGGCTGCATCCAGACCCTGCCGCAGGACTGTTCG GAGACGCTGGCGACATTCATCAAGTGGCCGGGCAGCAATGCGCCCGCCATGGGCTTGGGTGAGAAGCGGACTTCGGGGGCTGTGTGTCACCAGGACCCCAG GACGTGCGAGGAGCCGGCGTCCAACCCACCCCACGTGTGGCCAGATGACATCACCAAGTGGCCG ATCTGCACCTACGAGACCAAAACCAACCACACGGGCTTCGCCCACCTGGACTGCCAGATCAAGGGCAGGCCCTGCTGCATCGGCACCAAGGGCAG ctgcgAGATCACGACGCGGGAGTACTGCGAGTTCATGCATGGCTACTTCCACGAGGAGGCAACGCTCTGCTCGCAg GTGCACTGCCTGGATGAGGTCTGCggcctcctgcccttcctcaaCCCGGAGGTCCCCGACCAGTTCTACCGCCTGTGGCTGTCCCTGTTCCTGCACGCCGG CATCATCCACTGCCTGGTGTCGGTGACTTTCCAGATGACGGTGCTGAGggacctggagaagctggcgggcTGGCATCGCATCTCCATCATTTTCATCCTCAGCGGCATCACGGGCAATCTGGCCAGTGCCATCTTCCTGCCGTACAGGGCAgag GTGGGCCCCGCCGGGTCCCAGTTTGGCTTGCTGGCCTGCCTCTTCGTGGAGCTCTTCCAGAGCTGGCAAGTGCTGGAGAAACCCTGGAAAGCCTTCCTCAACCTCTTTGGCATcgtcctcttcctcttcatctgcGGCCTCTTGCCGTGGATCGATAACATCGCTCACCTCTTTGGCTTCCTCAGtggcctcctcctctccttcgcCTTCCTGCCCTACATCACCTTCGGCACGGTGGACAAGTACCGCAAGCGAGCCATGATCATCATCTCCTTGCTGGTCTTTGTGGGGCTCTTTGCCTCACTGGTGGTCTGGCTCTACGTCTACCCTGTGAACTGGCGCTGGGTGGAGTATCTCACCTGCCTGCCCTTCACCAGCAAGTTCTGCGAGAAGTACGAGCTGGAGCAGGTCCTGCACTGA